One part of the Dermacentor silvarum isolate Dsil-2018 chromosome 6, BIME_Dsil_1.4, whole genome shotgun sequence genome encodes these proteins:
- the LOC119455609 gene encoding deoxyribonuclease-2-alpha, with product MWREWTSVFVFLALSAPPLETTTPGSIRCKDQSGRNVDWFVMYKLPKMQASRENFVTPKGGEFVYVDSNTPKTSQTWMLSNQDIFDQDNPVAYTLRPLLRPAQDILYVVYNDQPPPGYNGTRNGHCKGVVLFDSGTGVWLLHSVPRFVEGIGNGRYSFPESGRENAQLLMCITFPSSEMDSIGKHLRMEYANVYARASPQNLLDRHSQMGLLFKESFIRGRGQDLLVRNMTSSGGRRFLSVAKRAILEQDIYSSILTGLVRDDLVVQSWRNGAGDKLPANCSRSYTVTHSDLVKLSLPERRSITFKTEEDHSKWAVAVDRPVFCIGSMNRMESQVRRGGEAVCVEDSLLGKLFRKSAIVNTGCSLNGARQTPASTPTPSAGTRRSRSAQPRKRTTRTSATTAATTKPSLRQFLMDVAISTLSQLTHPQNHKPAFRRSRKQSTTTELPLMVQFRNLLKS from the exons ATGTGGCGGGAATGGACGTCTGTGTTTGTGTTCCTCGCGTTGAGCGCGCCTCCGCTGGAAACGACGACGCCCGGCTCGATAAGGTGCAAGGACCAATCAGGAAGGAATGTCGACTG GTTCGTCATGTACAAGCTTCCCAAGATGCAAGCGTCCAGAGAGAATTTTGTGACGCCCAAGGGTGGTGAGTTCGTTTACGTCGATTCCAACACGCCCAAGACCTCCCAGACATGGATGCTGTCGAACCAAGATATCTTCGACCAGGACAATCCTGTGGCTTACACGCTCAGACCTCTCCTACGGCCGGCACAG GACATCCTGTACGTAGTGTACAATGACCAGCCGCCTCCAGGTTACAATGGAACCAGGAACGGCCACTGCAAAG GCGTGGTGCTGTTCGACAGCGGCACGGGTGTGTGGCTACTACACAGCGTTCCCCGCTTCGTGGAAGGCATCGGCAATGGCCGCTACAGCTTTCCCGAGAGCGGCAGGGAGAACGCGCAGCTGCTCATGTGCATCACTTTCCCGTCATCCGAGATGGACTCAATAG GCAAGCACCTGCGCATGGAGTACGCCAACGTTTACGCAAGGGCGAGCCCGCAGAACCTTCTGGACAGACACTCGCAAATGGGGTTGCTCTTCAAGGAGAGCTTCATCCGCGGCCGCGGTCAGGACCTGCTCGTGCGGAACATGACGAGTTCCGGTGGCCGCCGTTTCCTCAGCGTTGCCAAGAGGGCCATACTCGAACAAG ACATCTACTCGTCCATACTAACGGGCCTGGTACGCGACGACCTAGTCGTTCAGTCCTGGAGGAACGGTGCCGGCGACAAGCTGCCGGCGAACTGCAGTCGCTCTTATACAGTGACGCATTCGGACCTGGTGAAGCTGTCGCTGCCTGAGCGGCGGTCGATCACCTTCAAGACCGAGGAAGACCACAGTAAATGGGCCGTGGCCGTGGATAGACCTGTCTTCTGCATTGGCTCTATGAACCGCATG GAGTCTCAAGTGAGACGAGGAGGGGAAGCAGTCTGCGTTGAAGATAGCCTTCTGGGCAAGCTATTCAGGAAAAGCGCCATCGTTAATACCGGGTGCTCGCTGAACGGAGCGCGTCAGACGCCTGCCTCGACACCGACTCCTTCAGCGGGGACAAGAAGATCGCGCAGTGCCCAGCCACGGAAGCGAACGACGCGCACCTCAGCCACCACCGCGGCCACAACGAAGCCAAGCTTACGTCAGTTCTTGATGGATGTCGCCATATCGACCTTGTCGCAGCTGACGCATCCCCAAAATCACAAGCCAGCCTTCAGGAGGTCGCGTAAACAGAGCACAACGACGGAGCTTCCGTTGATGGTTCAGTTCCGCAACCTTCTGAAGTCTTAA